The Halobacterium sp. CBA1132 genome has a segment encoding these proteins:
- a CDS encoding aldo/keto reductase: MQHRELGNSGVEVSEVGFGAWVVGTDWWGDRDEDDALEMVEYAIEQGITYFDTGDVYGHGRSEELLGEVLAERGDEMTVATKVGYDFYNNPQAGHGELPKEMSVDYLRDAVEQSLDRLGVDHVDVLQLHNPDVAELTPDVIELLDELREDGRADAIGVALGPSIGWLAEGEKAIEEAFDSVQYVGNILEQDVHNHFVEYVREHDAATSLIPRVPHSSGLLNEQVTPETELGEGDHRGFRPEEWYETGWEKVDALRFLERDGERTMGQAAIQWLLSFDEVATVTPTFRSKADIDEWAAAPETPAVSDEEQQQVADLYADNFGVDRFDGMSHEDYRTSVDGEDLQEAGLIGSAD, translated from the coding sequence ATGCAACATCGCGAACTCGGGAACTCCGGGGTCGAGGTCAGCGAAGTCGGGTTCGGCGCGTGGGTCGTCGGCACCGACTGGTGGGGCGACCGCGACGAGGACGACGCCCTCGAGATGGTCGAGTACGCCATCGAACAGGGAATCACGTACTTCGACACGGGCGACGTCTACGGCCACGGCCGCAGCGAGGAACTGCTCGGGGAGGTGCTCGCCGAGCGCGGCGACGAGATGACCGTCGCGACGAAGGTCGGCTACGACTTCTACAACAACCCGCAGGCGGGCCACGGTGAACTTCCGAAGGAGATGTCCGTCGACTACCTCCGGGACGCCGTCGAGCAGAGCCTCGACCGCCTCGGTGTCGACCACGTCGACGTCCTCCAACTCCACAACCCCGACGTCGCCGAACTCACGCCGGATGTCATCGAACTCCTCGACGAACTCCGTGAGGACGGCCGCGCAGACGCCATCGGCGTCGCGCTCGGCCCCTCCATCGGCTGGCTCGCGGAGGGCGAGAAGGCAATCGAGGAGGCGTTCGACTCCGTGCAGTACGTCGGGAACATCCTCGAACAGGACGTCCACAACCACTTCGTCGAGTACGTCCGCGAGCACGACGCCGCGACCTCCCTGATTCCGCGCGTCCCGCACTCCTCGGGTCTCCTGAACGAGCAGGTCACGCCGGAGACGGAACTCGGCGAGGGCGACCACCGCGGCTTCCGCCCGGAGGAGTGGTACGAGACGGGCTGGGAGAAGGTCGACGCGCTGCGCTTCTTAGAGCGGGATGGCGAGCGCACGATGGGGCAAGCCGCAATCCAGTGGCTCCTCTCCTTCGACGAGGTCGCGACCGTCACGCCGACGTTCCGCTCGAAGGCTGACATCGACGAGTGGGCGGCCGCCCCGGAGACGCCCGCCGTCAGCGACGAGGAGCAACAGCAGGTCGCGGACCTCTACGCGGACAACTTCGGCGTCGACCGCTTCGACGGCATGAGCCACGAGGACTACCGCACGAGCGTCGACGGCGAAGACCTGCAGGAAGCCGGCCTCATCGGCTCCGCGGACTGA
- a CDS encoding acyltransferase, whose product MTKRHVSLPDDAEATLRGFLSEVDDRLAAASGPDELADAVTETLVDLHGARDAYESWQNDEHVSPTEAARLANFDPRNATLEAEYYAEKDEDAFARSKPLQWLWRQFDNTPLADNVEFALRFRRMLAEHLFESVGEGVRLFKGISMTYGHNIEMGDNVVVHDDVHLDDRGELTIGDRASISDAVHVYTHDHDVVDQTVVENYHTIVDDDARVTQGALVRAGVHVGENAIVGSRAVVQNDVPDHHIAVGMPAKSIKIKPGWESEAEPVEDAGVNRQAERRLDDEPPDDLDAFDEFQRDLTPPDA is encoded by the coding sequence ATGACCAAGCGCCACGTCTCCCTCCCGGACGACGCGGAGGCGACTCTCCGCGGGTTCCTCTCGGAGGTGGACGACCGACTCGCGGCCGCGAGCGGCCCCGACGAACTCGCGGACGCCGTCACGGAGACGCTCGTGGACCTCCACGGCGCCCGCGACGCCTACGAGAGCTGGCAGAACGACGAACACGTCTCGCCGACCGAGGCCGCTCGACTGGCGAACTTCGACCCGCGGAACGCCACCCTCGAAGCCGAATATTACGCCGAGAAGGACGAAGACGCGTTCGCGCGCTCGAAGCCGCTGCAGTGGCTGTGGCGGCAGTTCGACAACACGCCGCTGGCGGACAACGTGGAGTTCGCGCTGCGGTTCCGCCGGATGCTCGCCGAACACCTCTTCGAGAGCGTCGGCGAGGGCGTCCGGCTGTTCAAGGGCATCTCGATGACGTACGGCCACAACATCGAAATGGGCGACAACGTCGTCGTCCACGACGACGTTCACCTCGACGACCGCGGTGAGCTCACTATCGGCGACCGCGCGAGCATCAGCGACGCCGTCCACGTCTACACGCACGACCACGACGTCGTCGACCAGACTGTCGTCGAGAACTACCACACCATCGTCGACGACGACGCGCGCGTCACGCAGGGCGCGCTCGTCCGCGCCGGCGTCCACGTCGGCGAGAACGCCATCGTCGGGTCGCGGGCGGTCGTCCAGAACGACGTCCCCGACCACCACATCGCGGTGGGGATGCCCGCGAAGAGCATCAAAATCAAGCCCGGCTGGGAGTCCGAAGCCGAACCCGTCGAGGACGCGGGCGTGAACCGGCAGGCCGAGCGTCGCCTCGACGACGAACCCCCCGACGACCTCGACGCTTTCGACGAGTTCCAGCGGGATTTGACCCCGCCCGACGCCTGA
- a CDS encoding glutathione S-transferase N-terminal domain-containing protein: protein MLELYQSEGCPHCAKVREKLSELGVSYVTHNPRLPGGAGGDVTNEQTYEELQNGGADQIPYLVDTAREEALYESDDIVEYLDEHYA, encoded by the coding sequence ATGCTGGAACTGTACCAGTCCGAAGGCTGTCCGCACTGCGCGAAAGTCCGCGAGAAGCTCTCGGAGCTCGGCGTCTCCTACGTCACCCACAACCCCCGGCTCCCGGGCGGCGCGGGCGGCGACGTCACGAACGAACAGACCTACGAGGAACTCCAGAACGGCGGCGCCGACCAGATTCCGTACCTCGTCGACACCGCCCGCGAGGAAGCGCTCTACGAGAGCGACGACATCGTGGAGTACCTCGACGAACACTACGCGTAG
- a CDS encoding NAD+ synthase — protein MTAPDTIQPLDLRFSESELAARRDRIQSFLRETMEDAGADRCVLGLSGGIDSTTVAHLAVDELGTDAVHGLVMPGEVSSEQNMSDAERVAEDLDIEYDVVEIDPFVDLLTDLYPAAEGDELAVGNARARTRAVLNYLVANHENAVVLGTGNRTEALVGYFTKYGDGAVDCHPIGNLYKMQVRQLARDLGVDEDLVTKTPTAELWADQTDEEELGIDYDTIDAVLALHVDGSLPASATADHLGIPDGVVETVRGLYERSEHKRAVPPTP, from the coding sequence ATGACTGCGCCAGACACGATACAGCCGCTGGACTTGCGGTTCTCGGAGTCGGAGTTGGCCGCGCGCCGCGACCGCATCCAGTCGTTCCTGCGGGAGACGATGGAGGACGCGGGCGCGGACCGCTGCGTGCTCGGGCTGTCGGGCGGTATCGACTCGACGACGGTCGCACACCTCGCGGTCGATGAACTGGGGACCGACGCCGTCCACGGCCTCGTGATGCCGGGCGAGGTGTCCAGCGAGCAGAACATGAGCGACGCCGAGCGGGTCGCAGAGGACCTCGACATCGAGTACGACGTCGTCGAAATCGACCCGTTCGTCGACCTCCTGACGGACCTGTACCCGGCAGCGGAGGGCGACGAACTCGCCGTCGGGAACGCGCGAGCGCGGACTCGCGCGGTGCTGAACTACCTCGTCGCGAACCACGAGAACGCCGTGGTGCTGGGCACCGGCAACCGTACGGAGGCGCTGGTGGGCTACTTCACGAAGTACGGGGACGGCGCCGTCGACTGCCACCCCATCGGGAACCTCTACAAGATGCAGGTGCGCCAGCTCGCCCGCGACCTCGGTGTCGACGAAGACCTCGTAACGAAGACGCCGACAGCGGAGCTGTGGGCCGACCAGACCGACGAGGAGGAACTCGGCATCGACTACGACACCATCGACGCGGTGCTCGCGCTCCACGTCGACGGGAGCCTCCCGGCGAGCGCGACGGCCGACCACCTCGGGATTCCGGACGGCGTCGTCGAGACGGTGCGCGGGCTCTACGAGCGCAGCGAGCACAAGCGCGCGGTGCCGCCGACGCCCTAA
- a CDS encoding enoyl-CoA hydratase/isomerase family protein, which translates to MLRVEADDGVRVVTLDRPAARNALTPQALDDLREAVTDADQPVVYVHGAGDAFCAGADLDVVGDLDGPRGEAFARRGQRTMNAIEDSDSVVVAGVDGAARGGGVELALACDGRVCTPDATFAEPGVSLGVFGAWGGTRRLPAAVGATHAADLSLSGRTVDAETAREIGLVSRIVAEPRRVADEIAANDPAALRELGGLLAAGDDREASDRAEADAFARLLARKPFEN; encoded by the coding sequence ATGCTCCGCGTCGAAGCCGACGACGGCGTCCGCGTCGTCACCCTCGATCGCCCCGCCGCTCGGAACGCGCTCACGCCGCAGGCGCTCGACGACCTCCGGGAGGCCGTGACGGACGCCGACCAGCCGGTCGTGTACGTTCACGGCGCCGGCGACGCGTTCTGTGCGGGCGCCGACCTCGACGTTGTCGGGGACCTCGACGGGCCCCGCGGGGAGGCGTTCGCGCGCCGCGGCCAGCGCACGATGAACGCGATCGAGGACAGCGACAGCGTCGTCGTCGCGGGCGTCGACGGCGCGGCCCGCGGCGGCGGCGTCGAACTCGCGCTCGCCTGCGACGGCCGCGTCTGCACGCCCGACGCGACGTTCGCCGAACCCGGCGTCTCGCTCGGCGTGTTCGGCGCGTGGGGCGGCACGCGTCGACTCCCTGCGGCGGTCGGCGCGACGCACGCCGCGGACCTCTCATTGTCTGGTCGCACCGTCGATGCCGAGACGGCGCGCGAAATTGGACTGGTCTCGAGAATCGTCGCGGAACCGCGGCGTGTCGCGGACGAAATCGCGGCCAACGACCCTGCGGCGCTCCGAGAACTCGGGGGCCTGCTCGCTGCGGGCGACGACCGCGAGGCCTCGGACCGCGCGGAAGCCGACGCGTTCGCGCGACTACTCGCCCGCAAGCCGTTCGAGAATTAG
- a CDS encoding aldo/keto reductase, whose product MTPPTKTLPSGDELPAIGVGTWDIGGDTVRDAVRAGLDAGYAHVDTAEGYGNEAEIGDALAEYDRDDVFLTSKVLPKHLDYESVIESCEATLDRLGTDYLDLYLVHWPNPAISLRETMDAMATLHERGKIRNVGVSNFSAYQLSCARHVSDVPIAVNQIEYHPWNTQDDVVDYCRETDTVVEAAAPLARTEVFADDTIQAVAEKYERSPAEVVLRWAVENDVVPLPKSSTPDHVRANLDVLDWELDDEDRARIDDIDHHQPVYDFPARDWTGDTYGISE is encoded by the coding sequence ATGACACCACCGACGAAGACGCTCCCGAGTGGCGACGAACTCCCCGCAATCGGCGTCGGCACGTGGGACATCGGCGGCGACACCGTCCGCGACGCCGTGCGCGCCGGCCTCGACGCCGGCTACGCCCACGTCGACACCGCCGAAGGCTACGGCAACGAAGCCGAAATCGGGGACGCGCTCGCGGAGTACGACCGCGACGACGTCTTCCTCACGTCGAAAGTCCTCCCGAAACACCTCGACTACGAGTCCGTCATCGAGTCCTGCGAGGCGACCCTCGACCGCCTCGGCACCGACTATCTCGACCTCTATCTCGTCCACTGGCCGAACCCCGCAATCTCGCTGCGGGAGACGATGGACGCGATGGCGACGCTCCACGAACGGGGCAAGATTCGGAACGTCGGCGTCTCGAACTTCAGCGCCTACCAGCTCAGCTGCGCCCGCCACGTCAGCGACGTCCCCATCGCCGTCAACCAGATCGAGTACCACCCGTGGAACACCCAAGACGACGTCGTCGACTACTGCCGGGAGACCGACACCGTCGTCGAAGCCGCCGCGCCGCTCGCGCGCACCGAAGTGTTCGCCGACGACACGATTCAGGCGGTCGCCGAGAAGTACGAGCGCTCGCCCGCGGAGGTCGTGCTCCGGTGGGCCGTCGAGAACGACGTCGTCCCGCTCCCGAAGTCCTCGACGCCCGACCACGTCCGCGCGAACCTCGACGTCCTCGACTGGGAACTCGACGACGAGGACCGCGCCCGCATCGACGACATCGACCACCACCAGCCCGTCTACGACTTCCCCGCGCGAGACTGGACCGGCGACACGTACGGCATCTCCGAGTAG
- a CDS encoding DUF6517 family protein, protein MNRRRFLGTAGVVGLGALAGCSGAVGSVAPPSVPADQLSEGGWTQTDQSEETVFEQSYGPVTVTGKSTTVTYEDEALAADVREKTLGQIDGTLAIYSASHINFSPDLNNLPGGAGLSELLSEVESAAEAQFEQRMRDTGLENVTKTGEAEFQTDSGASPGITTFTADYPVGTLAYDAGGETFTIEAGAIEVAGDLAVWNEGDYVVVAGGAYPGQNFATTTQKELSEAISVTVDVDLGLTPEEYRTEIRGLMAATE, encoded by the coding sequence ATGAACCGACGCAGATTCCTCGGCACCGCCGGCGTGGTGGGGCTGGGTGCGCTCGCGGGCTGTTCGGGCGCGGTCGGCTCCGTCGCGCCGCCGAGCGTCCCCGCAGACCAACTCTCGGAGGGCGGGTGGACGCAGACAGACCAGAGCGAGGAGACCGTCTTCGAGCAGAGCTACGGCCCCGTCACCGTCACCGGGAAGTCCACGACGGTGACCTACGAGGACGAGGCGCTCGCGGCCGACGTCCGCGAGAAGACGCTCGGGCAAATCGACGGCACGCTGGCCATCTACTCGGCGTCGCACATCAACTTCTCGCCGGACCTCAACAACCTCCCGGGCGGCGCCGGCCTCTCGGAGTTGCTCTCGGAGGTCGAGTCCGCAGCCGAGGCCCAGTTCGAGCAGCGGATGCGGGACACCGGCTTGGAGAACGTCACGAAGACCGGCGAGGCGGAGTTCCAGACGGACTCGGGCGCCAGCCCCGGCATCACGACGTTCACCGCGGACTACCCGGTCGGGACGCTGGCGTACGACGCCGGCGGCGAGACGTTCACCATCGAGGCGGGCGCCATCGAGGTGGCGGGCGACCTCGCGGTGTGGAACGAGGGCGACTACGTAGTCGTCGCCGGCGGCGCGTACCCCGGGCAGAACTTCGCGACGACCACCCAGAAAGAACTCTCGGAAGCCATCTCGGTGACCGTCGACGTCGACCTCGGTCTCACGCCCGAGGAGTACCGGACGGAAATCCGCGGGCTGATGGCCGCCACAGAATGA
- the rdgB gene encoding RdgB/HAM1 family non-canonical purine NTP pyrophosphatase yields MRTLRFVTTNPGKVREAEQYLADVYDVVQYDYDYTEIQSDELADIAARGAEDAYEAQDADVPIIVDDAGLFVRALDGFPGPYSSYVEDTLGIERVWDLAEDLEDRRGAFRCTVAYTDGDVTETFSGAVQGTIVAPRGDGGFGYDPIFEHDGETFAEMDTERKNALSHRGRALAKLADWLAERQD; encoded by the coding sequence ATGCGCACGCTCCGGTTCGTGACGACCAACCCCGGGAAGGTCCGGGAGGCCGAACAGTACCTCGCCGATGTCTACGACGTCGTCCAGTACGACTACGACTACACCGAGATTCAGAGCGACGAGCTCGCCGACATCGCGGCCCGCGGCGCGGAGGACGCCTACGAGGCCCAAGACGCCGACGTCCCCATCATCGTCGACGACGCTGGGCTCTTCGTTCGCGCGCTCGACGGATTCCCGGGCCCGTACTCCTCCTACGTCGAGGACACGCTCGGTATCGAGCGCGTCTGGGACCTCGCCGAAGACCTAGAGGACCGCCGCGGCGCGTTCCGCTGTACGGTCGCGTACACGGACGGCGACGTGACCGAAACGTTCTCCGGGGCCGTGCAGGGCACCATCGTCGCGCCGCGCGGCGACGGCGGGTTCGGCTACGACCCGATTTTCGAGCACGACGGCGAGACGTTCGCTGAGATGGACACCGAACGGAAGAACGCGCTCAGCCACCGCGGTCGCGCGCTCGCGAAGCTTGCCGACTGGCTCGCGGAACGCCAGGACTGA
- a CDS encoding DUF5808 domain-containing protein has protein sequence MVEKPSSGELFGVPYNFERPKLSGMLESYWQPGEGMLVEKPFGIGYTLNLANWRSWVVLAVAGVLLWQQQQSGDEDDDGAVEEAVEVVVDE, from the coding sequence ATGGTCGAGAAACCGTCTAGTGGCGAACTGTTCGGCGTGCCGTACAACTTCGAGCGCCCGAAACTCAGCGGGATGCTGGAGTCCTACTGGCAGCCCGGCGAGGGGATGCTCGTGGAGAAGCCGTTCGGCATCGGCTACACGCTGAACCTCGCGAACTGGCGGTCGTGGGTGGTGCTGGCGGTGGCTGGCGTGCTGCTCTGGCAGCAACAGCAGAGCGGGGACGAAGACGACGACGGCGCCGTCGAGGAAGCAGTCGAAGTCGTCGTCGACGAGTAA
- a CDS encoding IS6 family transposase has protein sequence MPENARLSGCLDQIDLEFVEREATPQLLMKLSIQLHLAGLSLSNTVSILEIFGVERARSTVHNWVHKADLQPESGRSPDHVAVDETVIRLNNEQYWLYAAVDPETNELLHTKLEPTRTNVIARSFFADLREKHDVDNAVFLVDGAPTLKDACQRHGLRFQYEKHGNRNAVERVFREIKRRTSSFSNCFSNAAADTADDWLRSFSFAWNQLI, from the coding sequence ATGCCAGAAAACGCCCGCCTCAGCGGTTGTTTAGACCAGATCGACTTAGAGTTTGTTGAACGAGAAGCGACACCGCAGCTGCTGATGAAGCTCAGTATTCAGCTCCACCTTGCTGGACTCTCACTTTCAAATACTGTCTCTATACTTGAGATATTCGGTGTCGAACGAGCACGCTCCACCGTCCATAACTGGGTTCACAAAGCCGACCTACAGCCCGAGTCAGGACGGAGTCCGGATCACGTTGCCGTTGATGAAACCGTGATCCGACTCAATAACGAGCAGTACTGGCTGTACGCTGCTGTCGATCCAGAAACAAACGAATTGCTCCATACAAAGCTTGAGCCGACGCGTACGAACGTGATTGCTCGCTCGTTTTTCGCCGACCTCCGCGAGAAACATGATGTCGATAATGCCGTGTTTCTCGTTGATGGTGCACCCACGCTGAAAGACGCCTGTCAACGACACGGCCTCCGATTCCAATATGAAAAACACGGGAATCGGAATGCTGTCGAACGTGTCTTTCGAGAGATAAAACGACGAACCTCATCGTTCTCGAACTGTTTCAGCAACGCCGCAGCAGATACCGCCGACGATTGGCTCAGATCGTTCAGCTTCGCATGGAATCAGCTTATCTGA
- a CDS encoding bifunctional N(6)-L-threonylcarbamoyladenine synthase/serine/threonine protein kinase, which yields MRVLGIEGTAWCASAALYDSETDSVVIESDAYAPDSGGIHPREAAEHMRSAIPAVVETILDESDGQIDAVSFSRGPGLGPCLRIVGSAARALAQTLDVPLVGVNHMVAHLEIGRHRSGFSAPVCLNASGANAHVLAYRNGRYRVLGETMDTGVGNALDKFTRHVGWSHPGGPKVESHANEGAYTELPYVVKGMDFSFSGIMSAAKQEYDQGTPVEDVCRGLEETVFAMLGEVAERALSLTGRDELVLGGGVAQNDRLRGMLDAMCEQRGADFFAPEPRFLRDNAGMIAVLGEKMARAGDTLEIEDSAIDSNFRPDEVPVTWREPEPPARPDSDVLQGAEATVTFADDHVTKARLPKEYRHPSLDARLRRDRTVLEARLTSEARRHGVPTPLVWDVDVPESTLTLQRVGDTDVRDALTESRVRDVGRHLATIHDAGFVHGDPTTRNVRVTASGDDDRTFLIDFGLGYNTDDVEDHAMDCHVFEQSLAGTADDPEPLTAAFEAAYREAGDESVFAQLRAIEGRGRYQ from the coding sequence ATGCGGGTTCTCGGAATCGAGGGCACTGCGTGGTGTGCGAGCGCGGCGCTGTACGATTCCGAGACTGATTCTGTCGTCATCGAGTCCGACGCGTACGCGCCCGACAGCGGCGGCATCCACCCGCGCGAGGCCGCCGAGCACATGCGGTCGGCGATTCCCGCGGTCGTGGAGACCATCCTCGACGAGAGTGACGGCCAGATAGACGCAGTCTCGTTCTCCCGTGGCCCCGGCCTCGGCCCGTGCCTGCGCATCGTCGGCTCCGCGGCGCGCGCGCTCGCCCAGACCTTAGACGTCCCTCTCGTGGGCGTCAACCACATGGTCGCGCACCTCGAAATCGGGCGCCACCGCTCGGGTTTTTCGGCGCCCGTCTGCCTGAACGCCAGCGGCGCGAACGCCCACGTGCTCGCGTACCGGAACGGCCGCTATCGCGTGCTCGGCGAGACGATGGACACGGGCGTCGGGAACGCCCTCGACAAGTTCACGCGCCACGTCGGCTGGAGCCACCCGGGCGGCCCGAAAGTCGAATCTCACGCGAACGAGGGCGCGTACACTGAACTTCCGTACGTCGTGAAGGGGATGGACTTTTCGTTCTCGGGCATCATGAGCGCCGCCAAGCAGGAGTACGACCAGGGGACGCCGGTCGAGGACGTCTGCCGGGGGCTCGAAGAGACCGTCTTCGCGATGCTCGGTGAGGTCGCCGAGCGCGCGCTCTCGCTGACCGGTCGCGACGAACTCGTCTTGGGGGGTGGCGTCGCGCAGAACGACCGGCTGCGTGGGATGCTCGACGCGATGTGCGAGCAGCGCGGCGCGGACTTCTTCGCGCCCGAACCCCGCTTCCTGCGGGACAACGCGGGGATGATTGCGGTGCTCGGCGAGAAGATGGCGCGCGCCGGCGACACGCTCGAAATCGAGGACTCCGCCATCGACTCGAACTTCCGGCCGGACGAGGTGCCGGTGACGTGGCGTGAGCCCGAGCCGCCCGCGCGCCCCGACAGCGACGTGCTGCAGGGCGCGGAGGCGACGGTCACGTTCGCGGATGACCACGTGACGAAGGCGCGGCTCCCGAAGGAGTACCGCCACCCCTCGCTGGACGCGCGCCTGCGGCGCGACCGCACCGTGCTCGAAGCGCGCTTGACCAGCGAGGCGCGCCGACACGGCGTTCCCACGCCGCTCGTCTGGGACGTGGACGTGCCGGAGTCGACGCTGACGCTGCAGCGCGTCGGCGACACCGACGTCCGTGACGCGCTCACCGAGTCCCGCGTGCGGGACGTGGGCCGCCACCTTGCGACGATTCACGACGCCGGCTTCGTCCACGGAGACCCGACGACCCGGAACGTACGCGTGACCGCGAGCGGAGACGACGACCGTACGTTCCTCATTGACTTCGGGCTCGGCTACAACACGGACGACGTGGAGGACCACGCGATGGACTGCCACGTCTTCGAGCAGAGTCTCGCGGGCACCGCCGACGACCCCGAGCCGCTGACGGCGGCCTTCGAGGCCGCGTACCGCGAGGCGGGCGACGAGTCGGTGTTCGCGCAGTTGCGCGCCATCGAGGGGCGCGGGCGCTATCAGTAG
- a CDS encoding 30S ribosomal protein S27ae, whose product MARNDYYNDDGTTDKEMCPRCGDTFLADHGDRQYCGKCGYTEWD is encoded by the coding sequence ATGGCTCGGAACGACTACTACAACGACGACGGCACGACGGACAAGGAAATGTGCCCGCGCTGCGGGGACACGTTCCTCGCGGACCACGGCGACCGGCAGTACTGCGGGAAGTGCGGCTACACCGAGTGGGACTGA
- a CDS encoding 30S ribosomal protein S24e — MEIEILEQEDNPLLHRTEVKFEIEHEDATPSRLSVRDSLAAKLDKDSEEVVVHELDTKFGMRKTVGRAKTYDSPEDAAEVEHEHMLDRNKIGAEEDAEAEEAE, encoded by the coding sequence ATGGAAATCGAGATTCTGGAGCAGGAAGACAACCCCCTGCTTCACCGGACTGAGGTCAAATTCGAGATCGAACACGAGGACGCCACGCCGTCGCGGCTCTCCGTTCGCGACAGCCTCGCGGCGAAACTCGACAAGGACTCCGAGGAAGTCGTCGTTCACGAACTCGACACGAAGTTCGGGATGCGAAAGACGGTCGGCCGCGCGAAGACCTACGACTCCCCGGAGGACGCCGCGGAAGTCGAACACGAGCACATGCTCGACCGCAACAAGATCGGCGCCGAGGAAGACGCCGAAGCGGAGGAGGCTGAATGA
- a CDS encoding GTP-dependent dephospho-CoA kinase family protein, translating to MTRAAATLPPDARGAFKEPLGDVYEDAHRLLADAGDPVVAVGDVVTYHLVAAGAPPKVAVVDGKTEREAVTEEVAGGRPDADRTVEVASDPGTISEELLEALVDAIDAEGSTLLSVDGEEDLATLPAVVATPIGASVVYGQPGEGMVLANVTSALKERAHDLCDLLETTEAFWALLE from the coding sequence GTGACTCGTGCGGCCGCGACGCTCCCACCGGACGCCCGCGGGGCGTTCAAGGAGCCACTCGGCGACGTCTACGAGGACGCCCATCGACTGCTGGCGGACGCGGGCGACCCGGTCGTGGCGGTCGGGGACGTAGTGACCTACCACCTCGTTGCGGCAGGCGCGCCGCCGAAGGTCGCCGTCGTGGACGGGAAGACCGAGCGCGAGGCCGTCACCGAGGAAGTCGCGGGCGGGCGCCCCGATGCCGACCGCACCGTCGAGGTCGCCAGCGACCCGGGCACTATCTCGGAGGAGTTACTCGAAGCGCTCGTCGACGCAATCGACGCCGAGGGGTCGACGCTGCTGTCCGTCGACGGCGAGGAGGACCTCGCGACGCTGCCCGCCGTCGTCGCCACCCCTATCGGCGCGAGCGTCGTCTACGGCCAGCCCGGCGAAGGAATGGTGTTGGCGAACGTGACGAGCGCGCTCAAGGAGCGAGCCCACGACCTCTGTGACCTCTTGGAGACAACGGAAGCGTTCTGGGCGCTGCTGGAGTGA
- the spt4 gene encoding transcription elongation factor subunit Spt4, producing MASNRLACHDCHRIVEPDEEMCPYCSSTSLTEDWAGYVVITHPEESEIAEKMEVSEAGEYALKVR from the coding sequence ATGGCGTCGAACCGCCTGGCCTGCCACGACTGCCACCGCATCGTCGAACCCGACGAGGAGATGTGTCCGTACTGCTCGTCGACGAGCCTCACGGAGGACTGGGCGGGGTACGTGGTCATCACTCACCCCGAGGAGTCCGAAATCGCGGAGAAGATGGAGGTCTCCGAGGCGGGCGAGTACGCGCTGAAGGTCCGGTAG
- a CDS encoding DNA-directed RNA polymerase yields the protein MYKRARLKDTIEVPPEHLGDVSPDLVKRLLQDKLEGRMDEDIGSIVTVTEVHDLGEGAVLPNRPGVYFEAEFDAVTFDPEMQEVVDGEIVEVVSFGAFVGIGPVDGLLHVSQISDEYLAFDEENQQLASRESNSVIGTGDSVRARIVTKSIDERNPRESKIGLTAKQPGLGKHGWLREEREQSEEAE from the coding sequence ATGTACAAGCGAGCACGCCTGAAGGACACGATTGAGGTTCCGCCCGAGCACCTCGGGGACGTGAGTCCGGACCTCGTGAAGCGGCTGCTGCAGGACAAACTGGAAGGACGAATGGACGAAGACATCGGGAGCATCGTCACCGTCACTGAGGTCCACGACCTCGGCGAGGGCGCGGTGTTGCCGAACCGTCCCGGCGTCTACTTCGAAGCGGAGTTCGACGCCGTCACGTTCGACCCCGAGATGCAGGAAGTCGTCGACGGCGAAATCGTCGAAGTCGTGAGCTTCGGCGCGTTCGTCGGCATCGGCCCCGTCGACGGTCTCCTGCACGTCTCCCAGATCTCCGACGAGTACCTCGCGTTCGACGAGGAGAACCAGCAACTCGCCTCCCGGGAGTCCAACAGCGTCATCGGCACTGGCGATTCGGTGCGGGCCCGCATCGTCACGAAGAGCATCGACGAGCGCAACCCCCGGGAGTCCAAGATCGGGCTCACGGCGAAACAGCCCGGTCTCGGGAAGCACGGCTGGCTCCGCGAGGAGCGCGAGCAGAGCGAGGAGGCCGAGTAG